A section of the Triticum dicoccoides isolate Atlit2015 ecotype Zavitan chromosome 7A, WEW_v2.0, whole genome shotgun sequence genome encodes:
- the LOC119331845 gene encoding uncharacterized protein LOC119331845 has translation MGSGLSRNHRSSVAPQQQPSAARVIAADGSLTDFATASSSPVSVSDVLAAGNAGAGGPFFLCSSDALYFDEDVPALGGGELLRPGQIYFVLPQAMLGRPLSSADMAAMAVRASDALAARARPRGRGAGIRKVRVTPVHAEGGRGDMDAQINAKLNERTLGEYSVKASGNPAKLGKKVAVAAFPPAKKALKPLSTIEEDAE, from the coding sequence ATGGGATCAGGTCTCTCTCGCAACCACCGGAGCAGCGTCGCGCCCCAGCAGCAGCCGTCGGCGGCCCGCGTCATCGCCGCCGACGGCTCGCTGACGGActtcgccaccgcctcctcctcccccgtcAGCGTCTCCGACGTCCTCGCCGCAGGCAATGCCGGCGCGGGCGGCCCCTTCTTCCTTTGCAGCTCCGACGCGCTCTACTTCGACGAGGACGTGCCGGCGCTCGGCGGCGGCGAGCTGCTCCGTCCCGGCCAGATATACTTCGTGCTTCCCCAGGCGATGCTCGGGCGGCCCCTGTCGAGCGCCGACATGGCGGCCATGGCGGTGCGGGCTAGCGACGCGCTggcggcgagagcgcggccgcgtGGACGCGGCGCCGGCATCAGGAAGGTGCGCGTCACGCCGGTGCATGCTGAGGGCGGGCGCGGCGACATGGACGCCCAGATCAACGCGAAGCTCAACGAGAGGACCCTCGGGGAGTACTCTGTGAAAGCCTCTGGTAATCCGGCGAAACTCGGCAAGAAGGTTGCCGTGGCGGCATTTCCGCCGGCGAAGAAGGCCCTCAAGCCGCTCAGCACCATCGAAGAAGATGCGGAGTGA